In the Nostoc commune NIES-4072 genome, one interval contains:
- a CDS encoding plasmid partition protein ParG, whose translation MVDEDAGGDARILDIAQREKMSKKIPEGMTELSVYVDKDVKLKFKVACTKQGKPMGEIVNTLLKDWLKTNE comes from the coding sequence GTGGTAGACGAAGATGCCGGAGGTGATGCGAGAATACTAGATATCGCGCAAAGAGAGAAAATGTCTAAGAAAATTCCAGAGGGAATGACTGAGCTAAGTGTCTATGTGGACAAGGATGTGAAACTGAAATTTAAAGTGGCCTGTACTAAGCAAGGTAAGCCTATGGGTGAAATAGTAAACACATTACTCAAGGATTGGCTTAAGACAAATGAGTAA